AGCAAATCTGCACTTTCCACATCTGAATGCACCAGGCCAACGTCTATTGCCACAACCATTACATTTCTCCCTGTATTTGAAATCAAAAAAGAGAAAGTGTTGGTGTCCTTCACATTCAATAATATCAGCAACTTTAGCACACCTTAAGCACATCTTCCTACGTCCTCCAAATTTGTAGAAGAAACCACTACAATATCGATCGCAAAATAAACATACCTCGAAGCTGTAGAATTTGAGGGTGGCATTGCTTTGACGAAACCAATGTTGCTTGATTCTTGGCAATTCAGCACAGgttttatgaagaaaaaaggGGCATTCTGaacaataatagaaaatatttgagATAGGTAGCATGCACCCATCacattttctatcaatttcctCGTCCATCTTGTCTGCTAACACCAAGCAATGTTGATGACTCAAATGTTCAATCTTTGAAGCTTCCCCAGCTTCATTCACCTCAATAACACGAATGATGGAAGACTGCAtagatttttcttcaagctcCTCACATTGCTTTTCTTCCTTAATTACCTTGTACAACTCATGATCCTCTAAGACACAATTCACATGGACAACGTAATTGCAAGCTGGCTTCTTACAAGAGTAACTCCCACGATCTAGTTTTACTTCATTGAAACAAATCGTGCAATCTTGCCTTGTAAGATCTTCAAGAaaatatttgtgaaaaatgCAGTGATTATGTCGAGAAAATTTGATAATACGTGGGAGTGAAGTGCATTTCTTATGGACCATGACGTTGCATGTGGAAcatatataagaaataaaatttcccTTAGTGCCACATGCATCACAAATGAATGAACCTCGTCTTCGAAATAATGTGAATGGGTGTTGATGGTGGCTTTTACCTTCAACAATGGACATTGGAAGAGCACATCCAATATTGATGTTGAAAGGGCAAAGAGTACAACCATAAAAAGGTCCAGAATGACGCTTTTGGCACAGGTTGCAAAAACAATCACTATCACTACGGTTAAGAAAAATAGGGTGTATGTGATACGAAGGGTGATTAATTTTAGTAGGTAACTCATCAAGACATTTCTTATGAAGGATAAATAATATTGTTCGACactcaaaacaaaaagaaacaaaatttgtCAATGGTTCATGACACCAGGAGTAGCTGAATCTTTTGAATACATCTATGGCCATGGGACTTTCTATGAAGGTCAATGGATGTCTGTGGATGTCATGTTTGGACGGTTGGCTAAACTTAAATGAAGAAGATAATTAAGCACATTTGATTTCAATGGAAAACAAACAACTAAgacattcataaaaaaatatgttacgTTCTTCCTTGCATAATACACAACCATATACCCTACCACCATAATGGAATGGCCCTTGTCAAAGCAAAAGACCTGCGTTTGAGTGTTTGGGATGGAGAGGGTGATCAGGAATCTCAAGGGGTGCCTCTGCACATTGCTTGTGAAGGTGATAATTGCAATGAATACAAGTGAAGCATGGAGCTGAAAGCAGTTCCCCACATCCATCGCAGTGGGCTTTGAGACCTTCATTGTGCTCTGCCACTAACACCAAGGGATGTTGTCGATGAAAAGGATGGGTAATCTGTGGCACCGACTTGTCGTGACTCGCACTTTCATTCTCGTTCTTCATCTCGATTAATTAGTGTGGTTgtgagaaatgaaaaagatgaaggAGATGATAGCAATGAATGAAAGGCAGAGGATGAAGGTTAATGAGTGAAAAAGAGTTG
This genomic stretch from Gossypium raimondii isolate GPD5lz chromosome 6, ASM2569854v1, whole genome shotgun sequence harbors:
- the LOC128041775 gene encoding uncharacterized protein LOC128041775, whose translation is MKNENESASHDKSVPQITHPFHRQHPLVLVAEHNEGLKAHCDGCGELLSAPCFTCIHCNYHLHKQCAEAPLEIPDHPLHPKHSNADLTRQDCTICFNEVKLDRGSYSCKKPACNYVVHVNCVLEDHELYKVIKEEKQCEELEEKSMQSSIIRVIEVNEAGEASKIEHLSHQHCLVLADKMDEEIDRKCDGCMLPISNIFYYCSECPFFLHKTCAELPRIKQHWFRQSNATLKFYSFEVCLFCDRYCSGFFYKFGGRRKMCLRCAKVADIIECEGHQHFLFFDFKYREKCNGCGNRRWPGAFRCGKCRFALDFGCLTLPHSALYKIDEHKIKLTYRDDKEQSYCDICEQDRDPSLWYYSYSLCDTSAHIECVLGQFPFLKDGVTFPSRYHNHHHDLKFFRKVEGYPECSYCGKLCQEEILKCEKSTCNYIVHYKRC